The Patescibacteria group bacterium sequence TGATAAATAGAATTAAAATTAAGTTTATTATCAATGCCCTTTACAATTTAGGAGGTTAACCATGTACACGGGGAACTGTTCAATCATCATTCCGGCGCATAACGAAGAAGCAACAATCCGAAATTGCTGCCTTCGGTTTGCGGATCACACAAGAGTGACCGAAGTTATCGTCGTTGCCAATGCCTGCAGTGATATGACATACCAGGAAGCGTTGGCGGGAAATGCTGTCGTAATCCAGACGCCCGACACAGGCAAAGGCAAAGCC is a genomic window containing:
- a CDS encoding glycosyltransferase encodes the protein MYTGNCSIIIPAHNEEATIRNCCLRFADHTRVTEVIVVANACSDMTYQEALAGNAVVIQTPDTGKGKA